The segment TGTTAAAGTCAAGTTTCTGCAGTTCTCCCTCTCAGTCAGTATTTAAGCAACAGAAGTTTTGACAGAAGAGcttcacagaaaactgccaTGATGGCAAATTCAAGTTGTcaagtttcatttttaatacaaatttacattttaatatgatatCTCATAGTTTGTAATCATTTTCAGGAactgtgtgtgaatatgatCAGATGTTACACTTTTACAGGGAAACAGAAGTTTAGTTGAAATATTTGAGGATAACACTGAATGAAAGACCATCTGtctgtctaaatgtgtgtgtgtgtgtgtgttcctgtacttatatctttgtgaggaccgtTTTAAGCACAGACCCTCTTTTCAacgggctgtttgagggttaagacttggtgttagggttagggttaaaataAGGTTTAGGTCAGTgtaaggcatttagtttggctagttagggtaaggggctagggaatgtataATGCCAATAAGTGTCCTCattaagatagaagtacaaacgtgtgtatGACAATGAGTTAATTAGattaattgaaaagaaaaatgactgagaaaacatcagaaatgtgttggctattgtttctgaaactggaaagatttgctgtttttctttgttttgtgagATTCTAACCTAATTACGTCTGAGTTTTTGGACTTGGCATTATGGTAACATGTGATGGCCATCTGTCAATATGTTTGTTAATTAATTATCATAATAAgttcaattttctttttgccaTTTCAATTAGTTAAATTTACTTTGTGtagcactttgtgttttgtccttATTATCTGCTGTAATTTTCATTCGATGTAGGCACTAGATTTTAAAGCAAGTTACAATTCAAACTCATTGCAAGTCCCATTGATGTGAGGATATGTTTTCTTGGTGCAGGCTCCTCCCTCAACCCTAGAATCTGCTGACAGTCTTGACTTAGTGTGACTCAGAGCAGACTCAGCTATCACAGTTTATCCAACCAGTGATTAAGAAAAGCTCAGCAGGTCTGTCTTTTAAGGAGCAGTTTAGTTCATGTGCTGAAGGACTATGTTagaaaaatcaatgaatgaTTTGTAGAGGAGGATTCACGCTTTAACAGTGTTCAGTCATTACTGCCTGCGTCAATGCATCAGTGTTACTGTCAACATGTTCAGCTCGTATAATGCAGTTGCATctattttaaattgtgttaaaCAAGTAGACACCTTTAGTAGTTTTAAAGCCCAGAAATCTCCGGCCACTAAGCTAAACGGATATTGATGaatttgtgtgttgtgtcttctctGACACAGCACTGACTGATGATCTGTCATTTGAGTCTGTTTTGTTGAACCAGaacctctcgctctctctgagatttcttttaaaatctgtaaaaactcTTTTGAATCGGTTTTGTTTGTCCTTTATTctcacagtatttgtttttcatcttgtcctgtttttttctgatctACAACTTCGGTACAGATCAGTGCTTTGTAGATCCAGTCTTTAATTTCATTATCGTCAGCAATGATCCAAGAGTGGAAAAATGTCAGAGCTGACCCAGCGAACAAAGAGTTAACTTTTCCCTGAATGTATCATTTCCTGCTCTGGTTTCCTGGGTtttctgactctctctctgtctctcattcaCTTTTGCTGGTGTTAAAGGGGTTGGGCTAACTCTTACAAGCAGATGTAGTTTGGTTGCTAACATCTGGGAGACTCTacctctcactgtctctcagcACACCGACCTGTAGAGGAGGACCGGCCAAGGACTCTCACTTTTGACTTGTGGTTACACCTCGTTCGGCCGATCCTTCACATTCTCTGAGGTTTTTATATCTCATTGCTTAAACGAGGAACAATCTTCGTCACTGTCCAGTTCTTTGTGTCTACTCTGGAGTTGCGTCACAAAGACAGTAATTGTGTCTCCTATTTTGCCCACTTAGGGTTTTTTGTTCAGCCCTTTTGGCTGATGttctcagttttttctttgctctatttcttttttgtctttccgTCTGTTTGTTCATCAATATAACGTATTTTTAgatgtataaaatacatttcaagtTTTTGATGTACTAATACATCATGTTACATGTTTTGTCACCGActgattgtatttgtttcttaTGTCTAACCGTGTTTAAATTaggtttaaaatgtattagtaTTTAAGTGTTTAAATGTTACTTTCTAACTTCACCTTAACCAGGAAGCTTGCCTGCAAAAGTTTAAACTGTCCACCAAGTttaaacctccaccaaggataAAGTttaaacctccaccaaggataTATTTTCGTAGTCCATTATTTAACATATGTAATGGTGAAATATTCTTATTTCCAGATCCGCTTTCTTTAGTGTGTCATTCCTCTTTTATAATTAAGGAAGTTCCTGGAGGTCACTCACTGCAGCAGTGATCCTCCTGTTGCTCTGTTTGCTGCTCAATATGTTTTGTCATGAATGGCTAAGTAGTGAACTGAGCCctccacagtgttttttttctgtgaaaaggTAAAGTTGTCGTGTAGAAAGGAATGCAGCTGATAAATGTGGCAGCATGCTCAGCCCTACTCTCTCTGTCTCGAGCCGGTCGTTGCATTTAGCAGCCGCAGCAAAACATCTATTTCCTGGAGCAGCTTTGAACAGCTGTTCACCTAATCTGTCAGTGGAGcctggttcagactctggcaTTTCCTTTAGCAATTGTGCTGAATTATCATTGAAGCGGTTTGATACACTGTATTCAAGTGTTTATGATGTCATTTTCAATTTAAGTGTTTTGCATGCTCACAGTTTAACTTTTAGTTTTCTTCCTCACAGGCTTTTGAGAGTTCGACACCCTCCCTGCGTTTAGGCAACCTAAGTGCTCTGAAGAAGCGCTGGGAGCTAACGGAGAACCTTGACCGCAACAAACCTTCATCCGGTCAACCTTCAAGCGAATTCAGCTCTCACAGTCGGCCCCCTGCCCTCGCCAGGCCTCCTTCCACCAGCGAGAACCCCCCTCCATTAAAGAGCCCTGGCCTGGTGACACCTCAGAAAGGGGGATTTACAGTTAGTCGTGCCCAGAAGCCCTCAGCAGCTCCAGAAGCAACCAAGGCTGAAGAACAGAGAGGGATGGACAGGGATGAGGTGACACGTAGCGACAGACCTGAAAAGCTTGACGAGCAAATTCCAACCAGCCCCTGTGCCTTCTATGAAAAGCCCAGAGTGCCACTGAACAACCTGAAGATGAAGTTTGAGAGGGGAGAGGACGCCACGGCAAAGGTAAAACAATTAGCTCATGTGACATTATCTTTCCATCAATAAATGATGTTGAAGACAGTTATAGACAGATTTGGTGTAGAGGAGCGTCACTTTCTCATTTGGTAGATTTTCATCCCGTGCATTTGAGCCACAGTTTGAGGAAGACACGGAGGGTTTAAGGTTCCTTCAATATATTGATAACTGCATTTGAAAACTGCCATTAAAGTTCTCTCTTTGTGCATATTCCAGACACaactcaagtttttttttctccaccactTTGACAGCTGTGAATCTATTGGCTCTGCATCAGTTTCCCAGGAATTAACCGTAACCACAATGTTGATGGTGGGATTTATTGTACTTATGTCTATCAATcttaaaaaaagttatattctCAGAAAACCTCTTGAGAACAAACTCAGAATGTTTTTCTCATGTGGCTGACTCCATGTTGCATAACCTAAAATCACTATGTGGCCACCATTAATATGCATCTTTGGAGGAAAAACCACTTTGATTGTAATTTATAGAGCTAATTGCTACATACCGTGTAACTATAAGCTTTGTAAATGTAATGAGTACACGTAGCAAAAAGAAATAAGTTGACCATAATAGGTTTCCCATTCAGCTCAGCAGTAATTAAACCAAATCAAAGGTCCTCTCCCCCTGCTGTCTGTGCAGAAATACTCATTTCTGAGCATAGCTATGTCTTTAAGACTTGTCCTTCATACAGTTTTCCATTTCTCCCCCACTCGctcctgtcttctgtgtgtgtgtgtgtgtgtgtgtgtgtgtgtgtgtgtgtgtgtgtgtgtgtgtgtgtgtgtgtgtgtgtgtgtgtgtgtgtgtgtgtgtgtgtgtgtgtgtgtgtgtgtgtgtgtgtgtgtgtgtgtgtgtgtgtgtgtgtgtgtgtgtgtgtgttcatcccTCTCTGCCCAAAACAACAAGCACTCCACTCTTCACCTTCCTCAACAGAGGAATGCAGGGACATTCCTGACCTAGGGCTGTTTCATTCTTCAGAGGATCACCTCTCCAGAGCAACTGTCTTTATCTCCCTTTTCATTAGCCACTGTGtgcatgcgcgtgtgtgttgTCCAACAGCCCTGGCTTttagttttactgtgtttttgtgtgtgtgtgtgttatatcgTGCAACAGCAGTAAATTCAGATTCAAGTTGTTCTTAGTAGAATGAGTAAGAATGTTACGTCACCACTCGGGAAGAAGAAGTGAAAATGTTCTGGTGAAAATTTACAGGCGAGTTTCGGAGCTTTATAACTCTTGGCTGAGGAAGATGGTGGCACAACAGGACTCCACGGCTCCAGTGAAGCAGCCTGAAGAAACGGGTTGTTTTAATTGGCCCATGTGTGTACAGGATAACTGCAGAGAGAAACTGTCTGGTTTACTCATTAGTGTTGGTGACACGTGGGATACGTGCtcgcacacacatactgtatgtagcTCGCTCTTTTCCATAAAATTCAATGGAAATGTTTTGGTTCTCATGACTGCAGGTCAAAGGCATGTTGGTGTCTGTCCGGGTCATTTCTCTGCACTCTAGTTACCAGCAGGCTTTAAATGGTGGAGTGGAGACGACATCACCTTTACTCTGCTTACATCTTTCTTCTGTAGCTGAAATTCTGGTTTATTTAATGCTGAGCACAGTTTCTGATTTAGCTGTGTGAATTTACGAGAACACGACCACTCCCTATCATTGTTCATGCTCCTACACACAGGGCTGAGCTGTGTGGGAAGCTTTTACATAAGCTCTGATGTATTATTCCCAAGTAATGCTTAGGAAACAGTTCAGGCAGTGCCTCACATACATGACCAGAGGATGTCTCAATTAGATCCACACCTACAGGCTGCTTTGAAGAATTAGAATTTCAGTTTCTTTGGTGGAGTTGGTGATTTTTGAATCCTCATGTATATATGCTGATATGGGAACAACATGCACACCTAGTAATGACCAGTGAGATTTCAAGCACAAGGATCTTCCtcaaaaaattacttttaataaatgttATGAATAAACAAGTATTTTCAGTGGTTAACGTGACATCGGCCAACATTTATTGTCGATAGATTTAACAAACTCACCCTCTGATCCCACCAATCACTTTACTCTTGCAGGTCAGCAGGACAACTCGACACAGTTCTTCCTCAGAAGACATGGAGCAGCGTAGCGGTACGcagaaacacactcatgcacacacactatctACTGACTTGAGGTTCATGTTGAAGGAGTGACAACATACATTAACTTCAATTAATCCCCTCTAACTTTTATCTCACAAGTACATGTCTATTGGATCCTGAATGTTACTTTAAAGTGATGAGGAATCATTGTTTGAGTTTCTGCAACATAATGAAATCATAAGTGGGATCTCTTCTTCTGCCTCAGGCCTTTCTGTGACTGACAGAGTGTTAGAGGCGACGTCCCTGAGGGAGAAGATGGCAAAGTACCAGGCTGCTGTTTCTAAACAAGGCACCGCACGACCTGTGAGTTCATGCAGAAGGAgctgaaatagaaaatattatatattaaaaaggaaataaatgctTTATTATTTCACAGTCAGTTAACACAaaggtttgtgtttctttcttgtgtgttttcttcagggTGTGACCACAGAGGTGCCTGCTCTAAATGCTTCTGCACCTGCACCTCAGAAACTGGTATCTGCACCTGAGTGCAATGGTGAGTCTTGGTGGTAAATTGAAGGACAATTATGTTGCACATTAACATTATATATGCAGTTTAACTTGTaatatgaaatgtgaaatagaaaatgtattaaaccaTTAATTTACCCAATTTACTTTGGCATCTAGAATGAGATTTGGTTGGATGTGACTGCCCTTTTCAGTGCATCTTATTCAAATCAACAGAGaattacattttctgcatttgtgtatttttaggtGAAAGCAGCGAGCCGTCCAAAGTATCAAGGGTGAGTCATTCACTACGACAATCAGAAGACATGCACGAGTCTTCAGTAGAAATCCCATTTCAACCTCTTGattatgaataaatgtgttaatattTGTCTATGCAGAAGTTCTGCCCGCCGGCGAGGGAGGAGTGCTTCGCTTGTTCAAAGACTGTGTACCCCCTGGAGAGACTGGTGTCTCAGCAGCATGTCTACCACAAAAGCTGCTTCCGCTGCGTTCACTGCAGCACAACACTCAGGTTAGTCTCCTGCTGCCAAGTATATTCTTAATGAAATCCGTGAGTACTCTTCTCAGTGGGTGGCTGCTGAAGAACCACAGACAGGAAAATTGGTCAAAGAATCTATGATCTCCTCCTGAGGCTAAATAATATCTttgctcctctctgtttttagTCTTGGGAACTATGCCTCTCTGCACGGTAATGTCTACTGCAAGCCCCATTTCAGCCAGCTGTTCAAAGCAAAAGGCAACTATGACGAGGGCTTCGGCCATCGCCCGCACAAGGAGCTGTGGGAACCTCGAACGGAGGGAGAAGAAGGTGAAGAAGCAGTGAAGCCAAAAGAAGCAGTGGAACAAGTGGAGGTGAAGCCTCCAGCTGAGAGTaagtcagacaaacagctgaCCCCGACTGAGGAAATGTCCCcacaggtcaaggtcacagaCATGACCGCCTTAATGGAGACACGTGGGCAGACACACGTCAGCTCCAGTGAGAAGCCCGAGTCTGCAGAGCGGCCAGCTGAGACACGCAAGCTGAGGGTCGCTTGGCCTCCTCCAGCTGGTGAGGGCCAGTCCGGGACTGCAGCGCTCAGTCCAGTCACCGAAGGAGTGACCTCCAGCAGGCCCTGGAGAGCCAAGTGGCCCCCAGAGGGAGAGGCACCATCATCCTTCCAGAGCTCAGATCGGGTCGAACTGAAGAGCCTGAGGAGGAGCTCCTCGATGAAGGAGCGCACTCGGCCTTTTACCATCGCAGGTAAACCCACCCCTGCACCCAGTATGGCGCCCAAGGAGCCTCGTCGGCCTCTCAAGTCCCTACTGGAATGGAGAACATCATTTGAAGAAAGAAACCCCTCTGAAAAATCACcgaatgaaaacaaagaagagcagcagcaggagaagaaagagCAGAAGGTGGCAAGTGAAGACGCAGCACGTGCAAGCAGCTCAGACGAGGACGTGGCCACGGTGCacaagcaggaggaagaaagagacgATCAAGTAGAGAAAGAAGATGTATCAGCGGGAGCAGACAAGATGGCTGTGGAGGAGGGCTCTCTGAGGAGCATCTCTCCAGACAGCTCACCGTCCCCTTCTCCACCTCTGCAGCCGAAACAGAACCGCACCTCTCAAGATGTGGGATTCtgggaggaagacaaagagggaAGTGACGCTGAGGAGCTGAGTGCAGAGGATATAATCAAGAG is part of the Hippoglossus hippoglossus isolate fHipHip1 chromosome 5, fHipHip1.pri, whole genome shotgun sequence genome and harbors:
- the LOC117761709 gene encoding LIM domain and actin-binding protein 1-like isoform X1, with amino-acid sequence MESGPFSRRSWATQSVRITAKELSLVSGRGKNNAIAERFSKYQRAAVETAEKKKAAFESSTPSLRLGNLSALKKRWELTENLDRNKPSSGQPSSEFSSHSRPPALARPPSTSENPPPLKSPGLVTPQKGGFTVSRAQKPSAAPEATKAEEQRGMDRDEVTRSDRPEKLDEQIPTSPCAFYEKPRVPLNNLKMKFERGEDATAKVSRTTRHSSSSEDMEQRSGLSVTDRVLEATSLREKMAKYQAAVSKQGTARPGVTTEVPALNASAPAPQKLVSAPECNGESSEPSKVSRKFCPPAREECFACSKTVYPLERLVSQQHVYHKSCFRCVHCSTTLSLGNYASLHGNVYCKPHFSQLFKAKGNYDEGFGHRPHKELWEPRTEGEEGEEAVKPKEAVEQVEVKPPAESKSDKQLTPTEEMSPQVKVTDMTALMETRGQTHVSSSEKPESAERPAETRKLRVAWPPPAGEGQSGTAALSPVTEGVTSSRPWRAKWPPEGEAPSSFQSSDRVELKSLRRSSSMKERTRPFTIAGKPTPAPSMAPKEPRRPLKSLLEWRTSFEERNPSEKSPNENKEEQQQEKKEQKVASEDAARASSSDEDVATVHKQEEERDDQVEKEDVSAGADKMAVEEGSLRSISPDSSPSPSPPLQPKQNRTSQDVGFWEEDKEGSDAEELSAEDIIKRNRHYDDEEDDSDS
- the LOC117761709 gene encoding LIM domain and actin-binding protein 1-like isoform X2, producing MKKYKAFESSTPSLRLGNLSALKKRWELTENLDRNKPSSGQPSSEFSSHSRPPALARPPSTSENPPPLKSPGLVTPQKGGFTVSRAQKPSAAPEATKAEEQRGMDRDEVTRSDRPEKLDEQIPTSPCAFYEKPRVPLNNLKMKFERGEDATAKVSRTTRHSSSSEDMEQRSGLSVTDRVLEATSLREKMAKYQAAVSKQGTARPGVTTEVPALNASAPAPQKLVSAPECNGESSEPSKVSRKFCPPAREECFACSKTVYPLERLVSQQHVYHKSCFRCVHCSTTLSLGNYASLHGNVYCKPHFSQLFKAKGNYDEGFGHRPHKELWEPRTEGEEGEEAVKPKEAVEQVEVKPPAESKSDKQLTPTEEMSPQVKVTDMTALMETRGQTHVSSSEKPESAERPAETRKLRVAWPPPAGEGQSGTAALSPVTEGVTSSRPWRAKWPPEGEAPSSFQSSDRVELKSLRRSSSMKERTRPFTIAGKPTPAPSMAPKEPRRPLKSLLEWRTSFEERNPSEKSPNENKEEQQQEKKEQKVASEDAARASSSDEDVATVHKQEEERDDQVEKEDVSAGADKMAVEEGSLRSISPDSSPSPSPPLQPKQNRTSQDVGFWEEDKEGSDAEELSAEDIIKRNRHYDDEEDDSDS